A genome region from Nocardia sp. NBC_01730 includes the following:
- a CDS encoding GNAT family N-acetyltransferase yields the protein MPWPAGRETSTMTVLPVRLPDSLILRSAIPDDRDAFVSLQSDAHKDSDGKPSAAVGAWSAELFDHAHPTMELADITVVEDPATGALVSGLTLVPQIWSYAGIPFGVGRLELVATHADYRRRGLIGRQFDALHERSAGRGQLMQVITDLMFFHQEHGYHAVLTQRAGRGGWTRDLPSAPSAGEPVGLRCATAADAPFLERIDRHAGSRALLTCARDRALWEYELTGRSRDNMMRDEILVIQQGDRPVGYALSGYGGIPSFPIPSWLPGQSCPESVTSISGLELAPDASWSEILPSVLRQTTGADGYMLWLGTEHPAYRILGDLLVRRPPSIGWFVRIPDLAAFLRHVTPVLDKRLAESAFRGHTGTLRLHFYTFGLRLHFQGGKLADIDRWPEHARRSSDASMPVAMFLSLLLGHADLTELAPAYADHRLQTRLGAALLAILFPKLPSQIWPVI from the coding sequence ATGCCGTGGCCAGCGGGCAGAGAGACCAGCACGATGACGGTGCTACCGGTTCGCTTGCCGGATAGTTTGATACTGCGATCCGCGATTCCGGACGACCGAGACGCGTTCGTGTCCCTCCAGTCCGATGCCCATAAGGATTCGGACGGCAAACCCAGTGCGGCTGTGGGCGCTTGGAGCGCTGAGCTTTTCGATCACGCACATCCCACCATGGAACTGGCGGACATCACGGTGGTGGAGGACCCTGCCACTGGCGCGCTCGTGTCCGGTCTGACCCTGGTGCCGCAGATCTGGTCCTACGCCGGGATCCCGTTCGGCGTGGGCCGACTGGAACTGGTGGCGACGCATGCCGACTATCGCAGGCGGGGGCTCATCGGTCGCCAGTTCGACGCACTGCACGAGCGCAGTGCGGGCCGCGGCCAGCTGATGCAGGTCATCACCGACCTGATGTTCTTCCATCAGGAGCACGGCTATCACGCGGTGCTCACCCAACGCGCGGGCCGTGGCGGCTGGACGCGCGACCTGCCGTCGGCGCCCTCGGCGGGCGAACCTGTCGGATTGCGTTGTGCTACCGCGGCCGATGCGCCTTTTCTGGAGCGTATCGACCGCCATGCCGGGTCCCGGGCATTGCTCACCTGTGCACGCGACCGAGCTTTGTGGGAATACGAACTGACCGGCCGCAGCCGCGACAACATGATGCGCGACGAAATCCTCGTCATCCAGCAAGGCGATCGACCGGTGGGCTATGCGTTGTCGGGTTATGGGGGCATTCCCAGTTTTCCCATTCCCAGCTGGCTGCCCGGGCAGTCGTGTCCAGAATCGGTGACTTCCATTTCCGGGCTCGAATTGGCGCCGGACGCGTCCTGGTCGGAAATACTGCCGAGCGTATTGCGGCAGACGACGGGTGCGGATGGATACATGCTGTGGCTCGGCACCGAGCATCCCGCCTATCGGATACTGGGCGATCTGCTGGTACGACGGCCGCCGAGCATCGGCTGGTTCGTTCGGATTCCTGATCTCGCCGCGTTTCTTCGCCACGTCACACCGGTGCTGGACAAGAGGCTGGCCGAGTCGGCCTTCCGCGGGCATACCGGCACGCTGCGGCTGCATTTCTACACCTTCGGCTTGCGACTGCACTTCCAGGGCGGAAAATTGGCCGATATCGACCGGTGGCCGGAGCACGCCAGGCGTTCCTCGGATGCCTCCATGCCGGTCGCGATGTTCTTGTCGCTGCTCCTGGGCCACGCCGACCTGACGGAACTCGCCCCGGCGTATGCCGACCATCGACTGCAGACCCGGCTCGGAGCGGCGCTGCTCGCCATCCTCTTCCCCAAGCTTCCATCGCAAATCTGGCCAGTAATCTGA
- a CDS encoding NAD(P)H-dependent flavin oxidoreductase, with protein sequence MTEHLHTALTTLVGIEHPIVQTGMGWVAGPSLVSATAEAGGLGILASATMTFAELEAAIAKTKAHTSKPFGVNIRADATDATERIDLLIREKVAVASFALAPKHDLIAKLKDAGVVVIPSIGAAKHAVKVEAWGADAVIVQGGEGGGHTGPVATTLLLPSVLDAVDIPVVAAGGFFDGRGLAAALAYGAAGVAMGTRFLLTQESTVPDAVKHEYLRRQLQDTVVSLKVDGMPHRVLNTELVQRLEHSGRWRGLAAAVSNSAKFKSMTGMKWSTLVRDGLAMRKAKDLNWSQVVMAANTPMLLRAGLVEGNTQAGVLAAGQVTGIIEDLPTCKELIDRIVTDAVARIEAIGALADRADSASE encoded by the coding sequence ATGACCGAGCACCTGCACACCGCGCTGACCACCCTGGTCGGCATCGAGCATCCGATCGTGCAGACCGGCATGGGCTGGGTCGCAGGCCCGAGCCTGGTCTCGGCCACCGCGGAGGCGGGCGGGCTCGGCATCCTCGCCTCCGCCACCATGACTTTCGCGGAGCTGGAGGCGGCGATCGCGAAGACCAAGGCGCACACGTCGAAACCGTTCGGCGTGAACATCCGCGCCGACGCCACCGACGCCACCGAGCGGATCGATCTGCTGATCCGCGAGAAGGTGGCCGTCGCCTCGTTCGCGCTCGCCCCCAAACACGATTTAATCGCCAAGCTGAAAGATGCCGGGGTAGTGGTGATCCCGTCGATCGGTGCGGCAAAGCACGCGGTGAAAGTCGAGGCCTGGGGCGCGGACGCGGTGATAGTGCAGGGCGGCGAGGGCGGCGGGCACACCGGCCCGGTGGCCACCACGCTGCTGCTTCCCTCGGTGCTGGACGCGGTGGACATCCCCGTGGTCGCGGCGGGCGGGTTCTTCGACGGGCGCGGTCTCGCCGCTGCCCTTGCCTACGGCGCGGCGGGTGTCGCGATGGGTACCCGGTTCCTGCTCACCCAGGAGAGCACGGTGCCCGACGCCGTGAAGCACGAGTACCTACGCAGGCAGTTGCAGGACACGGTGGTGTCGCTGAAGGTCGACGGCATGCCGCACCGCGTGCTGAACACCGAACTCGTACAGCGCCTCGAACATTCGGGCCGCTGGCGTGGTCTTGCCGCAGCGGTCTCCAATTCCGCGAAGTTCAAGAGCATGACCGGGATGAAGTGGTCGACCCTGGTCCGCGACGGACTGGCGATGCGAAAGGCCAAGGACCTCAACTGGTCCCAGGTCGTCATGGCAGCCAATACACCGATGTTGTTGCGTGCGGGGCTGGTCGAAGGGAATACCCAGGCGGGGGTGCTCGCGGCCGGACAAGTCACCGGGATCATCGAAGACCTGCCCACCTGCAAGGAATTGATCGACCGGATCGTCACGGACGCAGTCGCGCGGATCGAGGCGATCGGCGCGCTCGCCGACCGCGCGGATTCTGCTTCCGAGTGA
- a CDS encoding CoA-transferase subunit beta gives MTSAETITRAEVCAVACAEIFSGAGEIMASPMSPMSIIGARLAKLTTEPDLLLSDGEALLLADTPPIGGKAPIEGWIPFRKVFDVVASGRRHVVMGANQIDRFGNQNLSAFGPLQQPTRQMFGVRGAPGNTLNHATSYWVSRHTRRVFTDRVDVVSGVGYDKVDRANPAFRFLHLHRVVTNLGVFDFEGPGHTMRARSLHPGVTADEVAENTSFEIAGLADAGETRSPTTEELRLIREVLDPEKIRETEVAS, from the coding sequence ATGACCAGTGCCGAAACCATCACCAGGGCCGAGGTGTGCGCGGTCGCCTGCGCGGAGATCTTCAGCGGCGCTGGGGAAATCATGGCCAGCCCGATGTCACCGATGTCGATCATCGGCGCACGGCTGGCCAAGCTCACCACCGAACCCGACCTGCTGCTCTCCGACGGCGAGGCGCTGTTGCTTGCCGACACTCCCCCGATCGGCGGCAAGGCGCCCATCGAGGGCTGGATTCCGTTCCGGAAAGTGTTCGATGTCGTGGCCTCCGGCCGGCGGCATGTGGTGATGGGAGCCAACCAGATCGACCGATTCGGCAATCAGAATCTCTCAGCGTTCGGCCCGTTGCAACAGCCGACCCGGCAGATGTTCGGCGTGCGCGGCGCACCGGGCAACACGCTCAACCACGCCACCAGCTACTGGGTTTCGCGGCACACCAGGCGGGTCTTCACCGACCGAGTCGACGTCGTCTCCGGCGTGGGGTACGACAAGGTGGACCGGGCCAATCCCGCGTTCCGATTCCTGCACCTGCATCGCGTAGTGACCAACCTGGGCGTTTTCGATTTCGAAGGTCCCGGCCACACCATGCGTGCCCGCAGCCTGCACCCCGGCGTCACCGCCGACGAGGTCGCCGAGAACACCTCATTCGAGATCGCGGGCCTCGCCGACGCGGGCGAAACCCGCTCGCCCACCACCGAAGAGCTCCGCCTGATCCGAGAGGTGCTCGATCCCGAGAAGATTCGAGAAACCGAGGTCGCGTCATGA
- a CDS encoding CoA transferase subunit A, with protein sequence MRDKRMSLDEVVGELRSGMTIGIGGWGSRRKPMALVRAILRSNITDLTVVGYGGPDLGLLCSAGKVRKAYYGFVSLDSPPFYDPWFGKARTSGSLVAREMDEGMLKCGLEAAAARLPFLPIRAGLGSDVPNFWDGELKTVESPYPGQDGTPETLIAMPALNLDAALVHLNLGDPHGNAAYTGVDPYFDDLFCLAAQRRYVSVERVVETEELVKTVPLQSLLLNRMMVDGVVEAPGGAHFTLAGDSYRRDEKFQKHYVESAKSPEAWQTFVDKYLAVSEEQYQAAVREFAEGGA encoded by the coding sequence ATGCGAGACAAGCGGATGTCGCTCGACGAGGTCGTCGGCGAGCTGCGCAGCGGGATGACAATCGGCATCGGTGGCTGGGGGTCGCGGCGTAAGCCGATGGCACTGGTGCGGGCCATCCTGCGTTCGAACATCACGGACCTGACGGTCGTCGGCTACGGCGGGCCGGATCTCGGGCTGCTGTGCTCGGCGGGCAAGGTACGCAAGGCGTACTACGGCTTCGTTTCACTGGATTCGCCGCCGTTCTACGACCCGTGGTTCGGCAAGGCTCGCACCTCGGGCTCGCTGGTCGCGCGCGAGATGGACGAGGGCATGCTCAAGTGCGGGTTGGAGGCCGCGGCGGCGCGGCTTCCGTTCCTGCCGATCCGCGCCGGACTCGGCTCGGATGTCCCGAACTTCTGGGATGGCGAACTGAAGACGGTCGAATCGCCCTACCCCGGCCAAGACGGCACGCCGGAAACTCTGATCGCTATGCCCGCGCTGAATCTTGATGCGGCACTGGTGCATCTGAACCTCGGCGACCCGCACGGCAACGCCGCATACACCGGCGTCGACCCCTATTTCGACGACCTTTTCTGCCTGGCGGCGCAGCGGCGCTATGTCTCGGTGGAACGCGTGGTCGAGACCGAGGAACTGGTGAAAACCGTTCCGCTGCAATCACTGTTGCTGAATCGCATGATGGTCGACGGCGTCGTGGAGGCACCGGGCGGCGCCCACTTCACCCTTGCCGGGGACAGCTACCGGCGCGACGAAAAGTTCCAGAAGCACTACGTCGAGTCCGCCAAGTCGCCGGAGGCATGGCAGACATTCGTCGACAAATACCTGGCGGTCTCCGAAGAGCAGTACCAGGCCGCCGTGCGCGAGTTCGCCGAAGGTGGCGCGTGA
- a CDS encoding enoyl-CoA hydratase family protein yields the protein MGINRHSESTGITVITVDYPPVNAIPTDGWFAIADEVRAAGRDSDTRVVVLRAENRGFNAGVDIKEIQSKPGHQALIDANHGCFEAFGAVYDCQVPVIAVVHGFCLGGGIGLVGNADIVIASDDATFGLPEVDRGALGAATHLARLVPQHLMRTLFYTASTITAQQLQHHGSVYQVVPRAELDAAAMEVAKNIAAKDARVIRAAKRALNGIDMQDVYRSYRYEQGFTFELNLAGVADEIRARFDDDLAARKAGQ from the coding sequence ATGGGGATCAACCGTCACTCCGAATCAACCGGCATCACCGTGATCACGGTCGACTACCCGCCGGTCAACGCCATCCCGACCGACGGCTGGTTCGCTATCGCCGACGAGGTGCGGGCAGCGGGCCGTGACTCGGACACCAGGGTCGTCGTCTTGCGCGCCGAGAACCGCGGCTTCAACGCGGGCGTGGACATCAAAGAGATCCAGAGCAAGCCCGGCCACCAAGCGCTGATCGACGCGAACCACGGCTGCTTCGAGGCATTCGGCGCGGTCTACGACTGCCAGGTGCCGGTGATCGCCGTGGTGCACGGCTTCTGCCTGGGCGGTGGCATCGGGCTGGTTGGCAACGCGGACATCGTGATCGCCTCCGACGACGCCACGTTCGGCCTGCCCGAAGTGGACCGCGGCGCGCTCGGCGCGGCGACCCACCTGGCGCGGCTGGTGCCGCAGCATCTGATGCGCACGCTGTTCTACACCGCGAGCACCATCACCGCCCAGCAGTTGCAGCACCACGGTTCGGTCTACCAGGTGGTGCCGCGCGCCGAACTCGACGCGGCCGCGATGGAAGTGGCGAAGAACATCGCGGCCAAGGACGCCAGGGTGATCCGGGCGGCGAAGCGGGCACTCAACGGCATCGACATGCAGGACGTGTACCGCAGCTACCGGTACGAGCAGGGATTCACCTTCGAACTCAACCTCGCCGGCGTCGCCGACGAGATCCGCGCCCGGTTCGACGACGATCTGGCGGCGCGCAAAGCCGGGCAGTAG
- a CDS encoding SDR family oxidoreductase has protein sequence MALEIDLSGRVVLVTGGVRGVGAGVSKAFLAAGATVVACARRPADVPVELDGRAIEYLPCDIRDTDAVRALIDAITERHGRLDHLVNNAGGAPFALAAAASANFHAKIVELNLLAPLLVAQAANAVMQQQPEGGSILNVSSVSGHRPSPGTAAYGAAKAGMDSLTASLAVEWAPKVRVNSLVVGPVDTELSQLHYGDQDGVDAVGRTIPLGRMARPDDIGRCAAFFASPLAAYVSGATLLVHGGGERPAFLAASTAAVGQQQS, from the coding sequence GTGGCACTCGAAATCGATCTGTCCGGCCGCGTCGTTCTGGTGACCGGCGGCGTGCGCGGCGTAGGCGCGGGGGTGAGCAAGGCGTTCCTCGCCGCGGGCGCGACCGTCGTGGCCTGTGCGCGGCGGCCCGCCGACGTTCCCGTCGAACTCGACGGACGGGCGATCGAATACCTGCCGTGCGATATTCGGGACACCGACGCGGTCCGAGCGCTGATCGACGCGATCACCGAGCGCCACGGCCGTCTCGACCACCTTGTCAACAACGCGGGGGGCGCCCCCTTCGCGCTCGCCGCCGCCGCGAGCGCGAACTTCCATGCCAAGATCGTCGAACTGAACTTGCTCGCCCCGCTGCTGGTCGCGCAGGCCGCCAACGCGGTGATGCAACAGCAGCCCGAGGGCGGCTCGATCCTGAACGTCTCCAGCGTCAGCGGGCACCGCCCGTCGCCAGGCACCGCTGCCTATGGCGCTGCCAAGGCGGGCATGGACAGCCTGACCGCTTCGCTCGCCGTCGAGTGGGCGCCGAAGGTCCGGGTCAACTCGCTGGTCGTCGGGCCGGTCGACACCGAACTGAGTCAGTTGCACTACGGCGACCAGGACGGCGTCGACGCGGTGGGCCGCACCATCCCGCTGGGCCGCATGGCCCGTCCCGACGACATCGGCCGCTGTGCTGCCTTCTTCGCCTCCCCGCTGGCCGCCTACGTCAGCGGCGCGACCCTGCTGGTGCACGGTGGCGGCGAGCGGCCCGCCTTCCTTGCTGCCTCCACCGCGGCCGTCGGTCAGCAGCAGTCCTGA
- a CDS encoding SDR family oxidoreductase — METEQICVGRTVIVTGAGRGIGRAHALAFAAAGARVVVNDIGSTLDGAATAETPAEQVVAEIEALGGEAVANGDDVADWEGARSLVRQAVDTFGGLDVLVNNAGFVRDRMLVNLGEDEWDAVIRVHLKGHFVTMRHAIEYWRAESKAGRPVDGRIINTSSGAGLQGSVGQGNYGAAKAGIAGLTLTAAAEFARYGVTVNAIAPAARTRMTETVFAETMAKPEDGFDAMAPANVSPLVVWLGSTRSAAVTGRMFEVEGGKVALADGWRHGVAVDRGARWNPAELGPVVADLIAEATPPEPVYGS; from the coding sequence ATGGAAACCGAGCAGATCTGCGTCGGACGCACCGTCATCGTCACCGGCGCGGGCCGGGGCATCGGCCGCGCCCACGCCCTCGCTTTCGCCGCCGCGGGCGCCCGCGTCGTGGTCAACGACATCGGGTCGACCCTGGACGGCGCCGCCACCGCGGAGACGCCCGCCGAACAGGTCGTCGCGGAGATCGAGGCGCTCGGCGGCGAAGCCGTGGCCAACGGCGACGACGTGGCGGACTGGGAAGGTGCGCGCAGCCTCGTTCGCCAGGCCGTCGACACCTTCGGCGGCCTGGATGTGCTGGTCAACAACGCGGGCTTCGTCCGCGACCGGATGCTGGTCAACCTGGGCGAGGACGAGTGGGACGCGGTGATCCGCGTGCACCTCAAGGGCCACTTCGTCACCATGCGGCACGCGATCGAGTACTGGCGTGCGGAGTCCAAGGCCGGTCGTCCGGTCGACGGCCGCATCATCAACACCAGCTCCGGTGCCGGACTGCAGGGCAGCGTCGGCCAGGGCAATTACGGCGCGGCCAAGGCGGGGATCGCAGGTCTGACGCTTACCGCCGCCGCCGAGTTCGCCCGCTACGGCGTCACGGTGAACGCGATAGCCCCGGCCGCCCGCACCAGGATGACCGAAACGGTGTTCGCGGAGACGATGGCCAAGCCCGAGGACGGCTTCGACGCCATGGCGCCGGCGAACGTCTCCCCGCTGGTTGTGTGGCTGGGCAGCACGCGTTCCGCGGCTGTGACCGGGCGGATGTTCGAGGTCGAAGGCGGCAAGGTGGCGTTGGCTGACGGCTGGCGGCACGGGGTCGCTGTGGACCGCGGCGCCCGCTGGAATCCGGCCGAACTCGGACCCGTGGTGGCCGACCTGATCGCCGAGGCGACTCCGCCGGAACCCGTCTACGGGTCCTGA